The following proteins are co-located in the Leptodactylus fuscus isolate aLepFus1 chromosome 8, aLepFus1.hap2, whole genome shotgun sequence genome:
- the RPUSD1 gene encoding RNA pseudouridylate synthase domain-containing protein 1 produces MESGSIENLCLLYQSPDFLVVNKHWDIRIDSKMWYEKLTVQRQLKHRFPELADPDTYYGFRFCHQLDFSTSGALCVALNKEAAGRAYKCFKERTVTKAYLALVRGIVAENHMTITLAIGKNTQDGRTHMMCVEGTEGCENPKPCQTDLLVLQRGLYKGDPVTKVLLQPLTGRTHQLRVHCSALGYPIVGDFTYSLKTDTDPYRMMLHAYYLCIPTDRELIEVTAPDPFQPDLDPSWVPTDTLRCLNSAMTEIISKGVKTDHKEEVRKPPERKKETEQERAVCQQWLSEWAGE; encoded by the exons ATGGAGTCGGGCAGTATAGAGAACCTGTGCCTGCTGTACCAGAGCCCGGACTTCTTGGTGGTGAATAAGCACTGGGACATCCGTATAGACAGTAAGATGTGGTATGAGAAGCTGACAGTCCAGAGGCAGCTAAAGCACCGCTTTCCTGAGCTTGCTGACCCCGACACCTACTATGGATTTAG GTTCTGCCATCAGCTTGACTTTTCCACCAGCGGAGCTCTTTGTGTTGCCCTCAACAAGGAGGCTGCAGGGCGAGCATACAAGTGCTTCAAGGAACGCACTGTCACCAAGGCGTACCTGGCCCTG GTCAGGGGCATTGTGGCAGAGAATCACATGACAATCACACTGGCCATAGGGAAGAACACACAGGACGGGCGCACACACATGATGTGTGTGGAGGGGACGGAGG GATGTGAGAATCCAAAACCATGTCAGACTGACCTCCTTGTCCTGCAGCGTGGATTATACAAAGGCGATCCAGTCACAAAAGTCTTATTACAGCCACTAACAG GCCGTACCCACCAGCTCCGAGTCCACTGCAGTGCTCTGGGATATCCCATTGTGGGAGATTTTACCTATAGCTTAAAGACAGACACAGACCCCTATAGAATGATGCTTCATGCCTACTACCTGTGCATCCCCACTGACCGAGAGCTCATTGAAGTCACAGCCCCTGACCCTTTCCAGCCAGACTTGGACCCCAGCTGGGTGCCCACAGATACCCTCCGGTGCCTGAACAGTGCCATGACCGAAATTATCAGCAAAGGGGTGAAGACAGACCACAAGGAAGAGGTGCGGAAACCACCAGAGCGCAAGAAAGAGACGGAGCAGGAGCGAGCTGTGTGTCAGCAGTGGTTGTCGGAGTGGGCTGGTGAATAA